In the Flagellimonas sp. HMM57 genome, one interval contains:
- a CDS encoding thioredoxin family protein gives MKSSFFTLLFISISFSYGQEFNKEVTMENGKKYMVGKINLEGLESEPYQAWYNVGYDSYTVDKDLVNMFKKPLAKHEVKLFLGTWCGDSKREVPRIIKILKAAKFPMEQLEIVALDRRKEHYKKSPTGEEKGLDIIKVPTMIFFKNGEEVNRIVESPIESLEEDMVQIVKKKPYTPNYATLSKSN, from the coding sequence ATGAAATCATCTTTTTTTACATTGTTGTTTATTTCCATATCGTTCTCGTATGGCCAAGAATTCAACAAAGAAGTCACCATGGAAAACGGGAAAAAATATATGGTGGGAAAAATCAATTTGGAAGGGTTGGAGTCAGAACCTTACCAAGCATGGTACAATGTAGGTTATGATTCCTATACTGTGGACAAAGACTTGGTCAACATGTTCAAAAAACCACTTGCAAAGCATGAAGTCAAACTATTTTTGGGAACATGGTGCGGTGACAGCAAAAGAGAAGTGCCAAGAATCATCAAAATATTAAAGGCCGCTAAATTTCCTATGGAACAACTGGAAATTGTCGCATTGGATAGACGAAAAGAACACTACAAGAAAAGTCCAACTGGTGAAGAAAAAGGGCTCGACATTATAAAAGTACCCACAATGATTTTCTTTAAAAATGGTGAAGAGGTCAATAGAATTGTAGAAAGTCCTATCGAATCTTTGGAAGAGGACATGGTGCAAATCGTAAAGAAAAAGCCCTACACACCAAATTACGCTACATTAAGCAAGTCCAACTAA
- a CDS encoding response regulator transcription factor yields the protein MRIFVLFFILLTSYSLSGQYTFSGTVSKENAGKAIYLSLVEDYRKSSRIYLEQIIQKANIDSTGFFQFKGNNLLDSNRIYRIHFDDCLDDTNSNHYLGQCSSTESVLFVANNTDTVEFPTSFEDQSLCTITSTNSKSSMLLEVENLKEEMIFDFTNYISETNKKLNLKKWFQVLHDFGAEAKEPLVELYIYDFLSDKKNETYAYYLQDILKNDYYQDLSERLKTMYTNTGFTQQYEAEITTDVQLASFNNPKALNWMWILSILFALSLGLNLYLLVSKRKKVRTKAKILVEKLTPQEQKIVQQILQDKSNKEIAAELFVSLSTIKTHINNLYKKLEVSSRHEIVALFKK from the coding sequence ATGCGGATTTTTGTCCTTTTTTTTATTCTTCTGACCTCGTATTCCTTGTCAGGGCAGTATACCTTTTCGGGAACCGTATCAAAAGAAAATGCTGGAAAAGCAATTTATCTTTCCTTGGTAGAGGATTACAGAAAATCTTCCCGAATATATCTGGAGCAAATCATTCAAAAGGCGAATATCGATTCAACAGGATTCTTTCAGTTTAAGGGGAACAACCTACTTGATAGCAACCGTATTTACAGAATTCATTTCGATGATTGTTTGGACGACACCAATTCCAATCACTATTTGGGTCAGTGTTCCAGCACCGAGAGCGTACTTTTTGTCGCTAATAATACCGATACCGTAGAATTCCCAACTTCTTTTGAGGACCAATCGCTTTGTACCATTACATCGACCAATTCAAAATCATCGATGCTTTTAGAAGTGGAAAACCTTAAGGAAGAAATGATTTTTGACTTTACAAATTATATCAGTGAAACCAATAAGAAACTTAACTTAAAAAAATGGTTTCAAGTACTTCATGATTTTGGAGCGGAAGCTAAGGAGCCTTTGGTAGAACTTTACATTTATGATTTTCTTTCGGATAAAAAGAACGAAACCTATGCTTACTATTTGCAGGATATTCTAAAAAACGACTATTACCAAGATCTATCAGAACGCCTAAAAACAATGTATACCAACACAGGTTTCACACAACAGTATGAAGCGGAAATAACTACAGATGTGCAACTGGCCAGTTTCAATAATCCCAAAGCTTTGAACTGGATGTGGATTCTTTCAATTCTGTTCGCTTTATCCTTAGGGCTTAATCTATATCTATTGGTTTCAAAAAGAAAAAAGGTTAGAACAAAGGCCAAAATACTGGTCGAAAAACTAACCCCGCAAGAGCAAAAAATAGTGCAACAGATTTTGCAGGACAAAAGCAATAAGGAGATTGCTGCGGAACTCTTTGTGAGTCTTAGTACCATAAAAACACACATCAACAATCTGTACAAAAAACTGGAAGTTTCTTCGCGCCATGAAATCGTGGCACTCTTCAAAAAGTAA
- a CDS encoding YqaE/Pmp3 family membrane protein: protein MSFWRVLLAIIFPPLSVIGKGCGSFVIVLLLTLCGWVPGIIGALVILNNTN, encoded by the coding sequence ATGAGTTTCTGGAGAGTACTTTTGGCCATCATTTTCCCACCTTTGTCAGTCATCGGAAAAGGTTGTGGTTCTTTTGTTATTGTATTACTTTTAACCCTTTGCGGTTGGGTTCCCGGTATTATTGGAGCCCTTGTCATACTTAATAACACGAACTAA
- the lipB gene encoding lipoyl(octanoyl) transferase LipB codes for MNKKVILQDLGFKDYKETWDYQEELFRGIVDLKIKNRRTGTQDDTPNHFLFVEHPHVYTLGKSGDMSNLLIDEEQLKEKGATFYKINRGGDITYHGPGQIVGYPILDLDNFFTDIHKYLRLLEEMVVLTLAEYGLKAERSEGETGVWLDVGTPFARKICAMGVRASRWVTMHGFALNINANLGYFDMMIPCGIKDKAVTSLNVELGMPEVDMEEVKQKLLRHFEVLFEANLLKEKTPV; via the coding sequence ATGAACAAAAAAGTGATTCTTCAGGATTTAGGATTTAAGGATTACAAAGAAACTTGGGACTACCAAGAAGAATTGTTTCGAGGCATTGTAGACCTAAAAATCAAAAATAGAAGAACAGGGACACAAGATGATACTCCAAACCACTTCCTCTTTGTGGAGCACCCACATGTATACACGCTTGGCAAAAGTGGAGATATGTCCAATTTGCTTATTGATGAAGAGCAACTAAAAGAAAAAGGTGCTACTTTTTACAAAATCAATAGGGGAGGAGACATTACGTACCACGGTCCAGGGCAGATAGTGGGATATCCCATTCTGGATTTAGATAATTTCTTCACCGATATCCACAAGTATTTACGATTATTGGAAGAAATGGTTGTTTTGACCTTGGCCGAATATGGTTTAAAAGCAGAACGTTCTGAAGGAGAAACGGGCGTTTGGTTGGATGTTGGAACGCCATTTGCCCGAAAAATATGTGCCATGGGCGTACGTGCTAGTAGATGGGTCACTATGCACGGTTTTGCCTTGAACATCAATGCGAATTTAGGCTACTTTGATATGATGATACCCTGCGGAATAAAGGATAAGGCCGTTACATCATTAAATGTTGAGCTAGGAATGCCAGAAGTTGATATGGAAGAAGTGAAACAAAAATTATTGCGTCACTTTGAAGTTCTTTTTGAAGCCAATCTCCTAAAAGAAAAAACCCCAGTGTAA
- a CDS encoding OmpA family protein: MKTSFLSKIVMAFAMTLCLNANAQFFKKLAKKAERAAERTVERRVEQESAKKTDQALDSVLGDGSGNQKAPRTPQDNQENPTSTSGNNQNSTNTSIEPSSGGPKTIEVYSKFDFVPGDKQLFFDDFANDFIGDFPSKWNTDGSGEVVKISTEDGKWFEMKPSSYYIPDVPTLPQDYTIEFDLLTNGLDKQTSSQAILHFILDESDKFGYGKNAIYAYLPFCQYIPIGIRIWNNIDGKNTVNNTVTADIRKDVLQKVHISVAVNGKRFRLWVNENKYIDVPRLVSEGKITTLKFEPRGFKDGKERLFISNLKVAEGGVDLRRKLISEGKISTNGILFESGSANIQPQSMGIIRQVSQVLQQEESMTLKIVGHTDSDGSDENNLALSKKRAEAVKNALVSVYGVSSDRLLFEGKGESEPVGDNNTVDGKTQNRRVEFIRQ, translated from the coding sequence ATGAAAACCTCCTTTTTAAGCAAAATCGTTATGGCTTTTGCCATGACGTTATGCCTTAATGCAAATGCTCAATTTTTTAAAAAACTAGCAAAAAAAGCCGAAAGAGCTGCCGAACGAACTGTTGAAAGACGGGTAGAACAAGAAAGCGCAAAAAAAACCGACCAAGCATTGGACAGTGTTTTGGGCGATGGATCAGGAAATCAAAAAGCCCCTAGAACACCACAGGATAACCAAGAGAACCCTACTTCGACCTCTGGCAATAATCAAAACTCAACGAATACGTCAATAGAACCTTCCAGTGGAGGGCCAAAAACAATAGAGGTATATAGCAAGTTTGATTTTGTTCCTGGGGACAAGCAACTTTTTTTTGATGATTTTGCCAATGACTTTATTGGCGATTTCCCTTCAAAATGGAATACCGATGGCAGTGGAGAGGTTGTAAAAATAAGCACTGAGGATGGAAAATGGTTCGAAATGAAACCCAGCTCCTATTATATTCCCGATGTTCCAACATTACCGCAAGATTATACTATAGAATTTGATCTTTTGACCAATGGTCTAGACAAACAAACTTCGTCCCAGGCCATATTACACTTTATTTTGGACGAGAGCGACAAATTCGGTTACGGCAAGAACGCTATTTATGCCTACCTTCCTTTTTGCCAATACATTCCCATAGGCATACGAATTTGGAACAATATCGATGGCAAAAACACCGTCAACAATACAGTTACTGCCGATATTAGAAAAGATGTCTTACAGAAAGTCCATATTTCTGTAGCGGTAAATGGAAAACGCTTCAGGCTTTGGGTGAATGAAAATAAATATATCGATGTTCCAAGATTGGTATCCGAAGGAAAGATAACAACCCTAAAGTTTGAGCCCAGAGGATTCAAAGATGGTAAAGAACGTTTGTTCATTTCAAATTTAAAGGTTGCCGAAGGTGGTGTGGACCTAAGAAGAAAACTGATATCCGAAGGAAAAATCTCTACCAACGGAATATTGTTCGAATCTGGTTCGGCAAATATACAACCACAGTCTATGGGCATTATCCGACAAGTATCCCAAGTACTGCAACAAGAGGAAAGCATGACCTTAAAAATAGTTGGCCATACCGATTCTGATGGATCGGATGAAAACAATCTTGCCCTATCAAAGAAAAGAGCAGAAGCTGTTAAAAATGCACTTGTATCGGTTTATGGGGTTTCTTCGGACAGGCTACTTTTTGAAGGCAAGGGAGAATCTGAACCCGTTGGTGACAACAATACTGTTGATGGAAAGACTCAAAATAGGCGCGTAGAGTTCATAAGACAATAA
- a CDS encoding ribonuclease HII: protein MKPQLLFLIVTLFFISCKTEVKTSDSLLSYLPSDSQLILKINNLSNFKSELKNSTFLKQTNGFPIHEKIKGKLNQLDYVTTDETCVLAFYEIGKENYEFVLVAKKNNDFFNLEGITNKAIETFNYEGRTITEYSFEDSKVFGTEENGLTILSSSKMLVENMVRAGFDYAIDDTLTKLYETSSPEKSASAFLNLNKTSSFITTFKKEENKKNPPFSDWMSLDFSANSDNIHLNGIGISSDSTKSFINLFKGTKPLANKTPLIAPPNAKAILSYTFDDYQIFAKNQNTYLDRTKRVDSLFNTIEEVGIIYLSGKKIVLLNSFGAESLSEFLSTNKTSSSTYQGSEIMALQNTGFLEEGFNPLLSGFTSNFCTILENTFLFAEEKGAIQAVISSYKSSSSFNDAPFYKTAVSTLASESTILFVSNDSGINDIAKNDLNPDLAKAIDKASFKNYSFATQVVSDNNFAHINLLASKAGKTKAAKTVSPLFTLELETDLANTPQFVKNHRTNKQEIVVQDQNNFLYLISSDGKVLWKKQLDGRIQGDIKQVDIYKNGRLQLAFCTSNQFFILDRNGEVVPPFNKTFEGGNLNELAVFDYEGKKDYRFVVTQGEKVFMYNNKADIVDGFTYKKAQSPIIKAPKHFRISNRDYLVFQLEDKTIKILHRAGGERIKVSQKIDFSDNETFLYKNKFSITNKKGVLHQIDTKGKLTSTNFNLNKDHGMYATSKTLVFMNDNVLSIRGKKVELELGVYTKPKIFYIYDKIYVGVTDIQNQKIYLFDSQAVPIPNFPVYGSSLIDLTDMDNNKKLELVAKDQENSIIVYGMN, encoded by the coding sequence ATTACTCTTTCTTATAGTAACGCTATTTTTCATTTCCTGTAAAACCGAAGTAAAAACCTCAGATTCTTTATTGAGCTATCTCCCTTCCGATTCACAACTAATTTTAAAAATCAATAACCTTTCCAACTTTAAAAGCGAACTTAAAAACAGTACCTTTTTAAAACAAACAAATGGTTTTCCCATACATGAAAAAATTAAGGGCAAACTGAATCAATTGGACTATGTTACAACAGATGAGACTTGTGTACTTGCTTTTTATGAAATAGGAAAAGAAAACTATGAGTTTGTATTGGTTGCCAAAAAAAATAACGATTTCTTCAATTTGGAAGGAATAACCAATAAGGCTATCGAAACCTTCAACTACGAAGGAAGAACCATTACCGAATATAGTTTTGAAGATTCCAAGGTGTTTGGGACTGAAGAAAATGGCCTTACCATACTCAGTTCATCAAAAATGCTTGTTGAAAATATGGTCCGTGCGGGATTTGACTACGCCATTGACGATACATTGACAAAATTGTACGAGACCTCTAGCCCAGAAAAATCGGCAAGCGCATTTCTCAACTTAAACAAAACCTCTTCTTTTATTACAACTTTTAAAAAGGAAGAGAACAAGAAAAATCCTCCTTTCTCAGATTGGATGTCGTTGGATTTTTCCGCAAATTCCGACAACATCCATCTTAATGGCATTGGAATTTCTTCTGATTCAACAAAAAGCTTCATCAATCTATTTAAGGGTACAAAACCCTTGGCCAATAAGACGCCTTTAATAGCTCCGCCTAATGCAAAAGCAATCCTTTCCTATACTTTTGATGATTACCAAATTTTTGCAAAGAATCAAAACACCTATTTGGATAGAACAAAACGTGTAGATTCTCTTTTCAACACCATAGAGGAGGTTGGAATTATCTATTTGAGCGGTAAAAAAATTGTGTTGTTGAATTCTTTTGGGGCAGAAAGTCTTTCCGAGTTCCTGAGCACAAATAAAACGTCTTCTTCTACATATCAAGGAAGCGAAATTATGGCATTACAAAATACCGGATTTCTTGAAGAGGGGTTTAATCCATTATTGTCTGGGTTTACATCCAATTTCTGTACAATCTTGGAAAATACGTTTCTCTTCGCCGAAGAAAAGGGAGCAATACAAGCTGTTATCAGTAGCTATAAGAGTTCTTCTTCCTTTAATGATGCACCGTTCTACAAGACAGCTGTTTCAACATTGGCGAGCGAATCCACAATACTGTTCGTATCCAATGATTCGGGAATTAACGACATTGCCAAAAATGATTTGAATCCCGACCTAGCCAAGGCCATCGATAAAGCTTCGTTCAAGAACTATTCTTTTGCAACTCAAGTGGTTTCGGACAACAATTTTGCACATATCAATCTTCTGGCTTCCAAGGCGGGAAAAACCAAAGCTGCTAAAACGGTAAGTCCCCTATTTACGCTAGAACTGGAAACCGATTTGGCAAATACCCCTCAATTTGTGAAAAACCACAGAACCAACAAGCAGGAAATCGTAGTACAGGACCAAAATAATTTTCTGTATCTCATCTCCTCAGATGGCAAAGTATTGTGGAAAAAACAACTGGACGGTAGGATTCAAGGTGACATAAAACAAGTGGATATCTACAAGAACGGTCGTTTGCAATTGGCCTTCTGTACGAGCAATCAATTCTTTATCCTGGACCGTAACGGTGAAGTTGTTCCTCCCTTCAACAAAACTTTTGAAGGAGGTAACTTGAACGAACTTGCCGTCTTTGACTATGAAGGAAAAAAAGATTACAGATTTGTGGTTACGCAGGGCGAGAAGGTATTCATGTACAATAACAAGGCCGATATTGTTGATGGGTTTACGTATAAAAAAGCGCAAAGTCCCATCATCAAAGCTCCTAAACATTTCAGGATTTCCAATCGAGATTATCTTGTTTTTCAATTGGAAGATAAGACCATTAAAATTCTGCACAGAGCTGGAGGAGAGCGTATAAAAGTGTCCCAAAAAATAGATTTTTCCGATAACGAAACCTTTTTATACAAAAACAAGTTTTCCATAACTAATAAAAAGGGCGTGCTCCATCAAATAGATACCAAAGGAAAGTTGACCAGTACCAATTTCAATCTAAATAAAGACCATGGAATGTATGCAACTAGTAAAACCCTAGTTTTTATGAATGATAATGTTTTGAGCATTAGGGGCAAAAAAGTAGAACTGGAACTTGGCGTATACACCAAACCAAAAATCTTTTACATCTATGATAAGATTTATGTTGGTGTTACCGATATCCAGAACCAGAAAATATACTTGTTCGATAGCCAAGCGGTACCTATTCCCAATTTCCCTGTATACGGAAGCTCCTTGATTGACTTGACCGATATGGACAATAACAAAAAATTGGAGCTTGTTGCCAAAGACCAAGAGAATTCGATTATTGTCTACGGAATGAATTAA